A genomic region of Elaeis guineensis isolate ETL-2024a chromosome 9, EG11, whole genome shotgun sequence contains the following coding sequences:
- the LOC105033954 gene encoding U-box domain-containing protein 9 isoform X2 codes for MAKSGAAEAEAAKKAGELKRELRRLVRAIAEDDDTQIKTFDEAARALAALRDVKLGGNGNSKGKRLPSPLSKETKKDDKIGSPTIPQHFLCPISSELMRDPVILASGQEWLNSGNRTCPQTQQILPNITLIPNHAVRRMISEWCGEHGIPLPALESQDEGLITKDERNALNELLDKISSSSSIPERKQAVKELRLLTKRNRSFRALLGEKPDALSLLLLLLSEPGLNDDLELQEDTVTTILNLSIHDSNKKLVGADPGAIPLLIDALKNGTMETRGNAAAALFTLSALDSNKLKIGELGAIKPLLELLEQGGEAAKLDAASAIFSICTAPENRMKAVKDGAVGVVLEVIKDQSLVDGPLAILTLLSGDPDAMEQIAENGMPCLLGIMRESTCDRNKENAVAAVFAVCLHDRWMLREVGKEENLHGTISALAQNGTTRARRKAAGILERLKKSTRNPSHSC; via the exons ATGGCGAAATCGGGGGCGGCGGAGGCGGAGGCGGCGAAGAAGGCCGGGGAGCTGAAGAGGGAGCTGAGGAGGCTGGTGAGAGCTATTGCAGAGGACGACGACACCCAGATCAAGACCTTCGACGAGGCGGCGCGGGCGCTCGCTGCGCTCCGGGATGTCAAGTTGGGCGGCAACGGGAACTCCAAAGGGAAGCGTTTGCCGTCGCCGCTATCGAAAGAGACGAAGAAGGACGACAAGATCGGATCTCCGACGATCCCCCAGCACTTCTTGTGTCCGATCTCCTCCGAGCTGATGAGGGATCCGGTGATTCTGGCCTCCGGGCAG GAGTGGCTGAATTCAGGGAACCGGACATGCCCGCAGACCCAACAGATTCTCCCCAACATCACCCTCATCCCCAACCATGCGGTCCGAAGGATGATATCTGAATGGTGTGGGGAGCATGGCATTCCTCTGCCTGCACTCGAGAGCCAGGATGAAGGCCTGATCACAAAAGATGAGCGGAATGCACTCAACGAGCTCCTCGACAAGATCTCTTCATCCTCCTCCATCCCTGAGCGGAAGCAAGCGGTGAAGGAGCTCCGGCTTCTCACCAAGCGCAACCGGTCCTTCCGGGCCCTTCTAGGGGAGAAACCAGATGCACTCTCCCTACTGCTCTTGCTTCTCTCTGAGCCAGGCTTGAATGATGATCTAGAGCTCCAAGAAGACACTGTGACCACAATTCTGAATCTGTCAATCCATGATAGCAATAAGAAGCTTGTTGGAGCCGACCCCGGAGCCATTCCCTTGCTCATTGATGCATTGAAGAATGGAACCATGGAGACTCGGGGCAATGCAGCTGCTGCCCTCTTCACCTTATCGGCGCTTGATTCCAACAAGCTTAAGATTGGTGAATTGGGAGCCATCAAGCCCCTTCTGGAGCTCTTAGAGCAAGGCGGCGAGGCTGCCAAGTTGGATGCGGCATCAGCTATTTTTAGCATCTGCACGGCCCCCGAGAACAGGATGAAGGCAGTGAAGGATGGGGCGGTGGGTGTAGTCTTGGAGGTCATCAAGGATCAATCTCTTGTTGATGGCCCGTTGGCTATTCTTACCCTGCTATCTGGTGACCCAGACGCAATGGAGCAGATTGCTGAGAATGGAATGCCTTGCTTGCTTGGCATAATGAGGGAGAGCACATGTGACCGGAACAAAGAGAATGCGGTGGCGGCTGTGTTCGCTGTCTGCTTGCATGACCGGTGGATGCTGAGGGAGGTTGGGAAGGAGGAGAATTTGCACGGGACAATCTCTGCTCTGGCTCAGAATGGCACCACAAGGGCTCGTAGAAAGGCTGCCGGAATTCTGGAGAGGTTGAAGAAGTCGACGCGTAACCCAAGTCATTCTTGTTAG
- the LOC105033954 gene encoding U-box domain-containing protein 9 isoform X1: protein MAKSGAAEAEAAKKAGELKRELRRLVRAIAEDDDTQIKTFDEAARALAALRDVKLGGNGNSKGKRLPSPLSKETKKDDKIGSPTIPQHFLCPISSELMRDPVILASGQTYDRPFIQEWLNSGNRTCPQTQQILPNITLIPNHAVRRMISEWCGEHGIPLPALESQDEGLITKDERNALNELLDKISSSSSIPERKQAVKELRLLTKRNRSFRALLGEKPDALSLLLLLLSEPGLNDDLELQEDTVTTILNLSIHDSNKKLVGADPGAIPLLIDALKNGTMETRGNAAAALFTLSALDSNKLKIGELGAIKPLLELLEQGGEAAKLDAASAIFSICTAPENRMKAVKDGAVGVVLEVIKDQSLVDGPLAILTLLSGDPDAMEQIAENGMPCLLGIMRESTCDRNKENAVAAVFAVCLHDRWMLREVGKEENLHGTISALAQNGTTRARRKAAGILERLKKSTRNPSHSC, encoded by the exons ATGGCGAAATCGGGGGCGGCGGAGGCGGAGGCGGCGAAGAAGGCCGGGGAGCTGAAGAGGGAGCTGAGGAGGCTGGTGAGAGCTATTGCAGAGGACGACGACACCCAGATCAAGACCTTCGACGAGGCGGCGCGGGCGCTCGCTGCGCTCCGGGATGTCAAGTTGGGCGGCAACGGGAACTCCAAAGGGAAGCGTTTGCCGTCGCCGCTATCGAAAGAGACGAAGAAGGACGACAAGATCGGATCTCCGACGATCCCCCAGCACTTCTTGTGTCCGATCTCCTCCGAGCTGATGAGGGATCCGGTGATTCTGGCCTCCGGGCAG ACCTATGACCGACCATTCATTCAGGAGTGGCTGAATTCAGGGAACCGGACATGCCCGCAGACCCAACAGATTCTCCCCAACATCACCCTCATCCCCAACCATGCGGTCCGAAGGATGATATCTGAATGGTGTGGGGAGCATGGCATTCCTCTGCCTGCACTCGAGAGCCAGGATGAAGGCCTGATCACAAAAGATGAGCGGAATGCACTCAACGAGCTCCTCGACAAGATCTCTTCATCCTCCTCCATCCCTGAGCGGAAGCAAGCGGTGAAGGAGCTCCGGCTTCTCACCAAGCGCAACCGGTCCTTCCGGGCCCTTCTAGGGGAGAAACCAGATGCACTCTCCCTACTGCTCTTGCTTCTCTCTGAGCCAGGCTTGAATGATGATCTAGAGCTCCAAGAAGACACTGTGACCACAATTCTGAATCTGTCAATCCATGATAGCAATAAGAAGCTTGTTGGAGCCGACCCCGGAGCCATTCCCTTGCTCATTGATGCATTGAAGAATGGAACCATGGAGACTCGGGGCAATGCAGCTGCTGCCCTCTTCACCTTATCGGCGCTTGATTCCAACAAGCTTAAGATTGGTGAATTGGGAGCCATCAAGCCCCTTCTGGAGCTCTTAGAGCAAGGCGGCGAGGCTGCCAAGTTGGATGCGGCATCAGCTATTTTTAGCATCTGCACGGCCCCCGAGAACAGGATGAAGGCAGTGAAGGATGGGGCGGTGGGTGTAGTCTTGGAGGTCATCAAGGATCAATCTCTTGTTGATGGCCCGTTGGCTATTCTTACCCTGCTATCTGGTGACCCAGACGCAATGGAGCAGATTGCTGAGAATGGAATGCCTTGCTTGCTTGGCATAATGAGGGAGAGCACATGTGACCGGAACAAAGAGAATGCGGTGGCGGCTGTGTTCGCTGTCTGCTTGCATGACCGGTGGATGCTGAGGGAGGTTGGGAAGGAGGAGAATTTGCACGGGACAATCTCTGCTCTGGCTCAGAATGGCACCACAAGGGCTCGTAGAAAGGCTGCCGGAATTCTGGAGAGGTTGAAGAAGTCGACGCGTAACCCAAGTCATTCTTGTTAG